One window of Candidatus Krumholzibacteriota bacterium genomic DNA carries:
- a CDS encoding radical SAM protein, whose amino-acid sequence MECAVITTYRCNARCRMCNCWQNPSKTSEEFDPEILEKIPAGMQRLNITGGEPMLRKDIHRIVEILDTKSDRLEISTNGFFYDRIEAIARDFRDITVRVSLEGLPALNDELRGLENGFDRGLRTILRLKRLGVKDIGFAMTISGENCRDLLDLYTLVAAMGVEFANAVVHNSFYFFKKDNRVENVDEVVDVMTRFIEALLCSPRAATKKRVKDWFRAYLNLGLLRHVQGKGRPIPCNAATDTFFLDPFGRVLACNGSAEPWVMGDLTTQDFDEIWHSERARRVREKVRNCDRGCWMTGTAVPAMRRHPWAPALWVLQNKLRLMRGGKICLD is encoded by the coding sequence ATGGAATGCGCCGTCATAACCACCTATCGCTGCAACGCGCGTTGCCGGATGTGCAACTGCTGGCAGAACCCCTCGAAGACGAGCGAGGAGTTCGACCCGGAGATCCTCGAGAAGATCCCCGCGGGAATGCAACGTCTCAACATCACCGGCGGCGAGCCGATGCTCCGCAAGGACATCCACCGGATCGTCGAGATCCTCGACACGAAGAGCGACCGGCTGGAGATCAGCACCAACGGCTTCTTTTACGATCGCATCGAGGCGATCGCCCGGGATTTCCGCGACATCACCGTCCGCGTCAGCCTCGAGGGTCTCCCCGCGCTCAACGACGAGCTGCGCGGCCTCGAGAACGGGTTCGATCGCGGGCTGCGGACGATCCTGCGGCTCAAGCGTCTCGGCGTGAAGGACATCGGATTCGCCATGACGATCTCCGGCGAGAACTGCCGCGACCTGCTCGACCTCTACACGCTCGTCGCCGCGATGGGCGTCGAGTTCGCCAACGCGGTGGTGCACAACTCCTTCTACTTCTTCAAGAAAGACAACCGCGTCGAGAACGTCGACGAGGTCGTCGACGTCATGACGCGATTCATCGAGGCCCTGCTCTGCTCTCCCCGCGCCGCGACGAAGAAGCGCGTCAAGGACTGGTTCCGCGCCTACCTGAACCTCGGGCTGCTTCGCCACGTGCAGGGCAAGGGGCGCCCGATCCCGTGCAACGCCGCCACCGACACCTTCTTTCTCGACCCCTTCGGACGGGTGCTCGCCTGCAACGGGTCGGCCGAACCCTGGGTGATGGGCGACCTGACCACGCAGGATTTCGATGAGATCTGGCATTCCGAACGGGCAAGGCGGGTCAGGGAGAAGGTGCGGAACTGCGACCGCGGCTGCTGGATGACGGGGACGGCCGTCCCCGCGATGCGCAGGCACCCCTGGGCGCCCGCCCTCTGGGTGCTCCAAAACAAGCTGCGGCTCATGCGGGGCGGGAAGATCTGTCTCGACTGA
- a CDS encoding glycosyltransferase family 4 protein, which produces MNETPKKASIAILGIKGVPGTHGVETVVDSLIPHLAGAGYDVTVFGYASYAEPTDDYNGAAVRVVEGCRRKNLEMISHMWRASLAVRREGFDIVHIHSTDPCLLAWLPRPRRGLVATSHGQAYLREKWSRGAKAMSRLAERFFIRCPDVRTSVSKPLAEYYNGRYGDRVRYIPNGIVMRERPPADWLRRHGLEPGGYLFCSVGRIERTKGLTTLIEAYRRLGTDLPLAIAGGGPATDEAYFEELKAARPEGVRFVGFLTGQEYYALYAHARAFVFPSEYEAMSIALLEGLALGVPAVYSDIPENEVVAGGVASPFAVSDAESLATALRRLLADPDGAAATAKRALDRVRRRHSWEAIARQYGEIYEELMRRRT; this is translated from the coding sequence GTGAACGAGACCCCGAAAAAAGCGAGCATCGCGATACTCGGCATCAAGGGCGTGCCCGGCACCCACGGCGTCGAGACGGTCGTCGATTCGCTGATCCCGCACCTCGCCGGGGCCGGCTACGACGTCACCGTCTTCGGCTATGCCTCGTACGCCGAGCCGACCGACGACTATAACGGCGCGGCGGTCCGCGTCGTCGAGGGCTGCAGGCGCAAGAACCTCGAGATGATCTCGCACATGTGGCGCGCCTCGCTCGCCGTCCGGCGGGAGGGATTCGACATCGTCCACATCCACAGCACCGATCCCTGCCTGCTCGCGTGGCTGCCCCGCCCGCGGCGCGGGCTCGTCGCCACCTCGCACGGGCAGGCCTATCTCCGGGAGAAGTGGAGCCGGGGGGCGAAGGCGATGTCAAGGCTCGCCGAGCGCTTCTTCATACGGTGTCCCGACGTGCGAACGTCCGTCTCGAAGCCGCTCGCCGAATATTATAACGGGCGCTACGGCGACCGTGTGCGTTATATTCCGAACGGGATCGTGATGCGCGAGCGGCCGCCGGCCGATTGGCTCCGGCGGCACGGCCTCGAACCGGGCGGGTATCTCTTCTGCTCGGTCGGACGGATCGAACGGACGAAGGGGCTCACCACCCTCATCGAGGCCTACCGGCGCCTCGGCACCGATCTGCCCCTCGCGATCGCCGGGGGCGGCCCGGCGACCGACGAGGCCTACTTCGAGGAACTCAAGGCGGCGCGGCCCGAAGGGGTCCGGTTCGTCGGATTCCTCACCGGGCAGGAATACTACGCGCTCTACGCGCACGCGCGGGCCTTCGTCTTCCCCTCGGAGTACGAGGCGATGTCGATCGCGTTGCTCGAGGGCCTGGCCCTCGGCGTGCCGGCCGTCTACAGCGACATCCCGGAAAACGAGGTGGTCGCCGGCGGCGTCGCCAGTCCCTTCGCCGTCTCCGACGCCGAATCGCTTGCGACGGCGCTCCGTCGTCTCCTCGCCGACCCCGACGGGGCGGCGGCGACGGCGAAGCGGGCCCTCGATCGCGTCCGCCGCCGGCACAGCTGGGAAGCGATCGCGAGACAATACGGCGAGATCTACGAAGAGCTCATGCGGAGGAGGACATGA